Within the Candidatus Krumholzibacteriia bacterium genome, the region GGCATTCTCGGGAAGGTAGCCCAGGACTTCCGCACCCCGGCTCTCCAACTCCTGTCGATGCTGGCGGCCGGGAGTCTCCAGAAAACAGAGAACCCACAGGGAAGTGTCGCTCTCGACAAGAATGGGAAGGGATCCGCTCTCGGGGGACATTGTACCCGCCCTCAGATGCACTTCAGAGGAAGAGACCCAAAGGGGAGTCAAAAGCAAACTGAGGCAGACCGTCAGAAGAAACCAGCGCATGGACATCCTCCCAAAACCTGATTCAATGGGGCGAAACGACACGAGCGTCTATTTTAAGGCAGTCGGGGGTGCGGTTTCAAGGAAGAAGCCTCAGGTCCGCATATTGGGTTTCAAAAGAGTGAAAATGCCTATGGCAAAGGGGCTCAATCGCTTTACATTAGAGGCAGAAAGACAGGGAGGAACGTGATGAGCCGCAAAATGGTGACCATCGACGGTAACGAAGCTGCCGCTTCCATTGCCCATCGAATCAATGAAGTGATCGCAATTTACCCGATCACCCCTTCATCTTCCATGGGAGAACTCTCCGACGAATGGTCGTCAAAAGGGCAGAAAAATGTCTGGGGAACTGTCCCGGATGTTGTGGAAATGCAAAGTGAGGGGGGAGCTTCCGGGGCCGTTCACGGAGCCATCCAGACGGGTGCCCTGACCTGCACCTTCACCGCTTCGCAGGGCCTATTGCTCATGATTCCGAACATGTACAAGATTGCCGGTGAGTTGACATCGACCGTCTTCCATGTTTCTGCCCGAACCATCGCCACCCACGCCCTGTCCATTTTCGGCGACCACAGCGATGTCATGAGTGTCCGGCAGACCGGGTGGACCCAGCTGGCCAGCGGCAATGTCCAGGAAACCATGGATCACGCCCTCATCTCCTACGCTGCCTCCCTGAAAAGTCGGCTCCCCGTCCTGCACTTCTTTGATGGCTTCCGAACCTCCCACGAAGTCCTCAAAGTGGAAATGCTGGAGGACGAAGACATCCTCGCCATGCTCGACGATGAACTGATTGCCGAACACCGGGCCCGCGCCCTGAGTCCCGACAACCCTGTCCTGCGGGGCTCCGCGCAAAACCCCGATGTCTTTTTCCAGGCTCGCGAGCGCGCCAATCCTTTCCATGATGCTGTCCCCGCCATCATGGAAGAGTGTATGCAGGACTTTGCCAAACTGACCGGGCGGCAGTACCGGCTCTTCGACTACTACGGTGACCCGGAGGCCGAAAGAGTCATCGTCATGATGGGCTCGGGTGCAGAAGCCGCTCAAGAGACGGTTGATCAACTCGTTTCTGCCGGCGAGAAAGTCGGCCTCGTCAAGGTGCGGCTCTATCGCCCCTTTTCTACCGAGCATCTGCTCGCCGCAATCCCCGGCAGTGCACGCACCCTGGCCGTCCTTGATCGCTGCAAGGAGCCGGGAAGTCTGGGCGAACCGCTCTACTCCGATGTCGTCACATCCCTTGCAGAAGCCGCCGTCGAAGGCCGGCTTCCTTTCCCCGAAATGCCCCGCATTATCGGCGGGCGATACGGGCTGAGCAGCAAGGAGTTCACTCCCGCCATGGTCATAGGTCTCTTCGAGGAAATGTCGAAAGACGCAGCGAAGAACCACTTTGTTCTTGGGATCAAGGACGATGTCAGCGGGAAGTCCATCGACTACGACCCGAACTGGACTCTGGAGGGCGGGGACACATTCCAGGCAGTTTTCTTTGGCCTCGGAAGCGATGGAACGGTGGGAGCCAACAAGAACTCCATCAAGATCATCGGGGAAGGTACGGACAACTGGGCCCAGGGCTACTTTGTCTATGACTCCAAGAAGTCCGGATCCACGACTACCAGCCACCTGCGTTTCGGCAAGAAACCGATCCGAAGCACTTATCTGGTGAGCAAGGCGGACTTTGCTGCCTGCCACCAGAGCGTCTTCATCGACCAGTTCGACATGACCGAGATCTGCAAGGAAGGTGGGATCTTCCTGCTCAACTCCCAGGTCGCAGCCGAAGAGGTTTGGGAGACTCTGCCGGAGAAAGCCCAGCGCGACATCATCGAGAAAAAGCTGAAGCTCTTCGTGATCGATGCCTATCAGGCGGCACGGGATGCCGGGATGGGGCGTCGCATAAACACGATCATGCAGACCTGCTTCTTTGCCATCAGCGGAGTATTGCCGAGAGAAGAAGCCATAGAAGCCATCAAGAACTCCATCGAAAAGACCTACGGCAAGCAGGGAGCAGAAGTAGTAAAGAAGAACTACGAGGCGGTCGATCGGAGCCTGGAAGGCCTTCACGAACTTGCCATCCCCGACTCGGTGACATCTTCCTCCACCATTCGTCCGCCGGTCCCGGAAGGAGCCCCGGACTTCGTGCAGAAAGTCACGGCCGAGATCATTGCGGGGCGCGGCAACGAGCTGCCTGTCTCCGCCATGCCTGTCGATGGCACCTTTCCCACGGACACGGCCCGCTGGGAGAAAC harbors:
- the nifJ gene encoding pyruvate:ferredoxin (flavodoxin) oxidoreductase, with translation MSRKMVTIDGNEAAASIAHRINEVIAIYPITPSSSMGELSDEWSSKGQKNVWGTVPDVVEMQSEGGASGAVHGAIQTGALTCTFTASQGLLLMIPNMYKIAGELTSTVFHVSARTIATHALSIFGDHSDVMSVRQTGWTQLASGNVQETMDHALISYAASLKSRLPVLHFFDGFRTSHEVLKVEMLEDEDILAMLDDELIAEHRARALSPDNPVLRGSAQNPDVFFQARERANPFHDAVPAIMEECMQDFAKLTGRQYRLFDYYGDPEAERVIVMMGSGAEAAQETVDQLVSAGEKVGLVKVRLYRPFSTEHLLAAIPGSARTLAVLDRCKEPGSLGEPLYSDVVTSLAEAAVEGRLPFPEMPRIIGGRYGLSSKEFTPAMVIGLFEEMSKDAAKNHFVLGIKDDVSGKSIDYDPNWTLEGGDTFQAVFFGLGSDGTVGANKNSIKIIGEGTDNWAQGYFVYDSKKSGSTTTSHLRFGKKPIRSTYLVSKADFAACHQSVFIDQFDMTEICKEGGIFLLNSQVAAEEVWETLPEKAQRDIIEKKLKLFVIDAYQAARDAGMGRRINTIMQTCFFAISGVLPREEAIEAIKNSIEKTYGKQGAEVVKKNYEAVDRSLEGLHELAIPDSVTSSSTIRPPVPEGAPDFVQKVTAEIIAGRGNELPVSAMPVDGTFPTDTARWEKRNTAFEVPVWDMETCIQCNKCAIICPHAAIRPKIYEASILEGAPEHFKSCDARGKEFAGLKYSLQVAAEDCTGCQVCVHVCPAPNKKVEGLKAINMEPQLPLREQEAENWDFFLNIPEIGRDKVKHAQVKGSQFLEPLFEFSGACPGCGETPYVKLATQLFGDRMVVANATGCSSIYGGNLPTTPWAVNAEGRGPAWSNSLFEDNAEFGMGFRLAIDKQDTMARELLMELQGEIGTDLAREILESDQNEETEIHAQRKRVENLCNKLRNMEGRSARRLLDLSENLVRKSVWIMGGDGWAYDIGYGGLDHVLASGSNVNILVLDTEVYSNTGGQMSKATPRGAVAKFAASGRPSRKKDLGMMAMRYGNVYVAQVAMGSNDTHTVRTLIEAEQFEGPSLILAYSPCIAHGIDMGKMTDNQKAAVSSGHWPLYRYNPDLIREGKSPMSLDSKEPSIPLKDFAMMETRFSMLSKSDPKLSDALLADGQKEAEARYRQYKRLAEMDFSTEKESCEEDKKQDSRTARETTV